From the genome of Nicotiana sylvestris chromosome 1, ASM39365v2, whole genome shotgun sequence:
ACTGGCAACATAGAATAAATTTTACACTAGTAATGTACGTAGTTTAACATCTATAATATATAGCATGTTCATCATCATTTTTATGTGGTCACCTATTAATGTTTATCATAAAGATTTATCTGTAATTACCTAATAATTGATCAATCTTTTTCATACCGTCAGTGCATAAAATTCAAATCTATTTTTATATCCACTATCCCTGATATTCTCCAAAAATTAAATATGGttattaattagttaattacctttTACTAAAGGATTAATGTTAATTTCTCTTAATGTGTTTACAGATTCATGTTCTAACAAGGGAAATGGTGCATACTGGAATGTTATTGCTAAAATATCTACCAATACCTTTGGTGGATACTCTGATTGCAAGGTGTGCTAAGTTTAGATTTGGAAATTTGGCTAAATTAGGAATACCTCAACCAGAAGAAGGCCCATTTTATATCAAAATATCAAAAGGTAGATCTCCAGTAATTGATGTTGGTGCTATTGACAAGATTAAACTTGGAGAGATTAAGGTAAGAGTACTAAATTTTTCATTCTATTTTGTAAAAATATCATGTGAAAAACACGTGGCTTGCAAATGATTTGCCCACGCGCAGAGTATTGGTCTAGTGGTAAGCGCACAACTCGTGATGTGTTGATTAGGCAAACATCATGTGTTCAAACTCTGCTCTAGGCAAAAGTCCGCTATTAATAAAGACGGAGCCAGGATTTGAAGCTTATGAGTTCAAGCTTCCAATCTTTTAAATTACTGAGTTTTGAAttcataatttatatatattcaatgaatttcttaaggCAAATACATAGTTTGAACCAAATTTACCGGGTTTGACCGAACCCTTAGCTTCTACTCTCCCTCTGCCCCTAGGTATTAAAGTGAAGAAGAATAGAGAAACAGGTTCATTATCCAACGAGTTTTGAATTGTGTGCCACTAGTTGgttaaaaaagaaaaggcttgATTTGCCTTTTGAAACCATGAAGCTTACCATTAGCAAACTATAGTTTAGGATTTAACTTACAATACTATAGTGTGTGAGTAATTTTTATACTGTAAGTAAAATTTAGCATTTTGTAATTGTGATTATCTTTTAGGTGATTTGACAGTGTAAAATTCTTTTACTATTGATATATAGAAGTTGAAttcttttagtttattgatttaatttgatatttttttgtgaAAACACCTGATTGGCATGCTGGTTTTGGTGAATGTTTAGGTACTTCCTGGAATATCAAAAATAAAGGAACAAACAGTAGTTTTTGACAATGGGGAAGAACACCAATTTGATGCAATAATTTTTGCTACTGGATATAAGAATGCAGCTACCAAATGGCTAAAGGTACGTGTTATAAATTGTCGAGacaattattaaaatttacccaCAGAAAAAATAGTTGTTAAATAAGTTTTGTTCTTTGTCTTAATTGTTCTATGGTTTTTCTGTATGTTTGAGTCTTGAAATTGTTCCACTTGCCTAATAGAGACTACTCCTAAatggaatttttttattttggtttttcTGTACTCGTATCCGTATTGGGGTCCAACTAAATTCAATTTCGTACTGAAAAATCTCACATGGATTTAATTTATAACTGTTGTTTGTATACACTATATTATTATTGCATATATTAACATGTTGTAACAAGTAACTTGCCTTATTTTTCAGGTTACTTTGGGTAGCTACCTGTAGTTATCTTTTAAGTAATTTCATAGTGTAAAAATTCTTTTACGTTGTCAGTGTCAGAAATTAAACTTATCTTAAATGCTTGTTCTACTTTTTTCTAAATTTTTACTTCACATAATATTTTGATGCTCTTCTACTTAATTTGAAAGAAATTCGACTCTTACCTTAGTAGATGTATGGTGTAAGAGTAAGTTTTCTAAATACAGATTATTAAACATGTTTAATTTAGAGGAAACAAGAATATGTGCGTGTTCACTTAATGCATTTTTCTCATTCACataattattttatatatttaactCGTATCTACATAAATGAAACTTTAGACATCAGTATAATTTAACTTATTGTAAAAAATTATCACCTAATTTTTCAACTTATAATTTCACTTATTATAAGTAACTATGACTTTAACTTACATTGTCATTGTATAGAAGTTAAaccgtatttttattttatttttttcttctaaaatttgTGAAATATTCTTTGCAGGATTATAGCTCCATTTTCCTTGATGATGGAACTTTGATAAATGAATTTCCAAACCATTGGAAAGGAGAGAATGGGCTTTATTGTGCAGGTTTTTCAAAAAGAGGGCTATTTGGCATATCAATGGATGCTAAATCTATAGTAGAAAATATAAACATTGTTAGAGTAGAGAAAATCTAGACTCTTTTTATTGTTATGTCAAAATGCCAAACTATGTTGGTGATTATTTACTTAACAGCTAGAAACTTAAAACCTTGTTTGTTTTAATCTGTTTTTGTTGGATTTTAGCTTCTATAATAAAATAAATGCGATGGAATTATCTGATTGATTGTTTCTGTCTATCGATTTCCTTGTTTTTATAATGGTAGAATCTGGGCCAGCTTGCACACATCTTTACTTGCTACCTCCTACTAAGTATCTGAGTAACTCTAGCCACCAAGCTGACATAGAAGGATGGAAAGAAATCATCTAACGATTACATCATAGTTGTTGTTACACTTGCATTCCTTGATGCTCCTTAGGTACATAGAATTAATGTACATTGAGCAGTTAAAATACTCCATTTTGTTAGGTCATTGCCTGTACAAAAATGTCCTAACAAAACCAGTACAAAACAAGAGGATAACAAGGGGATCCTAGCTCATACAAGATACTCCTAAGTCCTAGCAAGAATGTAAAAGTTGATGGGCAGATGATTCAACTACATACGCGCAAAATACTTCTGGCGTATGAACGAGGACAAATCAAAGAAGTTGGTATGAATGATAACCAGGCAAAGCTAGCTAGCTATTCAACCAACCAGAAGCCAAAGCCGTCGAATCAAATGGTTCATCGTCTTCCTCCCCAACCTCGTGTCTGCGTGTTTGACAACTTAGCCTTAGGTGCACACTTATTGTTCTTTCTTGCGAACCAACGTTTAGTGTCTGATTTTATCAACCATTGAGCAGAAGAAGTTCCTCCTGTGGTTTCTTCtgatgtttttctttttgtccaGAGAGAGTCAGGTGTTACACCGTCCTCCTTTGACCGTCCCCAACTCACTGAAGGTAATCTTTCCCAACCTTCACTAGACCATTTCCTCTTGGTTGTGGTAGGTTTAGAAGCGAATCCTTCCCAACCCTCAGCAGACCATTTCCTCTTGGTCGTGATAGGTTTAGAAGCTAATCCTTCCCAATCTTCGCTAGACCATTTCTTCTTGGCCGTGATAGGTTTAGAAGCTAATCCTTCCCAACCTTCGGTAGACCATTTCCTCTTGGTCGTGATAGGTTTAGAAGCTAATCCTTCCCAACCTTCGGTAGACCATTTCTTTTTGGCTGTGATAGGTTCAGAAGGTAATCCTTCCCAACCTTCGGTAGACCATTTTTTTTTGGCCGTGATAGGTTTATAATCTAATCCTTCCCAACCTTCGGTAGACCATTTTCTTTTAGTCGTGATAGGTTTAGAAGCTAATCCTTCCCAACCTTCGGTAGACCATTTCTTCTTGGCCGTAATAGGTTCAGAAGCTAATCCTTCCCAACCTTCGGTAGACCATTTCCTTTTAGTCGTGATAGTTTCTGAAGGTATAGCCTCCTGACTTTCTTTCTGGCCTTCTGTACTTTGATCCTCCTTATTCTTGATATCTCTACAAGGAATTGTGATGCTATTTCCATTTTCTTCAATGTTACTTGTCTGAGAATCCACTTGAAAGGGAGCAGCAGCATGGCGGAATAATTGATATCTTAATGCTGGTAGTTCGACGAGGCCATCCATATAAGCAGAGATGTATTCGCTTGTACGCTGGATACACTTGTATATCTGCTTTACTTCTCCTTTCCCAACAGCCCTTGCGACATTTTGAGATTGATCCGTGAAATCCTCAACCTGTGAAGATCAATATCAGACATTAATTCAGCGCCTCAAAGATTGCTAAGCAGAAAGGAATTGAATAAGCGAAATATAACTACACTGATGCAGCAAACTTTAGAATCCCATGTTTTAGATAGCCAAGATGCTTCATAGGTGCTTGCACATAGTCCTTTGTCCCATAGTTTCTCGACCGACAATAACTGCAATGAAATGAAACAATACTTAGCACACTTCAAGATATGGCCAGAGTTACTAAAATTCACTATACCTTGATTATTAAAGTAACTAGCAGCTCAGCCACCGACTCTTTATTGCTCTTCCCATAGTTCACAAACTTATTCAACGACTTTTCCACTGAATCAGGATCAGAGCCATCTACAACATTCCCAAGCCAAGAAATAATACCAAGCTACTCAAAACCAAAAATCTCATGAAAAAAAAATTAGCTGATTTAGAAGCATCATTTAGAATCTACTTGAGTAAAATATCTCAACAATGTTTTTCTTGAAATTTAGAATCTAGTCTATTGATATGGTTTAAATTCCTCACTATCTATAGCAGACTGAAAAGATATAAGGATTTCCTATTTGACCCTCATTCTTGGGAATTTTGCTTTGGGAATTCTGTTTTACTAATACAGTACTTCACTGCACTGTGTACCGAATACCGATACTGAAATTAGTAAATACCTGTCAAGAGGCGTTTGAAAAATGAACAAGTAAAGATTCATAGCATTACCTTTTAATATGGCAGAAAATGGCGGTAGTATTGGAGGATTTCGTGTCTGCAAAGTTCATTCATTAGATGGAGAAGTTCATATGAGCCCAAATGAGAAAAACAGCAGATTCTTAACTAAACAACTACATGACTAGCACTCTAGGAAGGAACGAGATATCTACACATACTTTTCAGCACACATAAAGTTCCTTTCAGAAAaagcaaaacaaacaaaaaggCAAGGCTTTCAAAATATATGTCCTCCTCGAATTTAAATCAAAAGGCAGAATTCGTAAATAGGCAGCAGAAACATTAAAGTTATTCTGAATAAGCTAAAGCTATGAGGAAAAGAAATTGAGAAGAAGTTAAATAAGCTATTGGCTTCCTATATAAGTATAGACTtttacatttttctttttctataaatTGACAAATACAAGGGTAAAATCCAGTAATAATAAAGTTTACAAGAGCAACATCACTTGTACAAGAGGGTGCCCAAATTTGGCGTTCAAAGCACATTTTTAAATTTGGGAATTTTATTGTGCTTAGAGTTGCTTTCATATAAGGTATTGTATCCCATAGCATTGGAAATTTCTAAAATGAAGGTCCCTATAGGATTACAGGAAGCTAAATGCAACATAATCATGAAAGAGCATTGAATAAGTTGAAAAACCACAGCAGACTAGAATCAAATAATATGATTTCACCGTAGAGTAAACTGTGTATGGTTATGTAAACTATTAGTTCACCACTAGCTCCTAGGCTCAGACTGATTAACCACAGTGACAAAACATTCAACTTAAGGCAAAATTCATATTGACTCAAAGTAATCTGCACGCGAATTCCTCAATATGCAACCAAGAAACAAAGAGTAAGATAGCAACAGAGAAACAATTTGTACTTGGCTCATACCTGTAAATGAAAAGCAACCAAAAGTATTATAGATAATGAGTTTAAAGTTTTGTCTCTTGAGCTATTAATATTCTGAGCTTTTGCCCAAGCTTTCATCTGCAAAAACAAGAGATCATATCTTCTGAGGACGTAAATACAATGATGCAAACTAAAGATATCTGTCAGCATATACATAAGTTGACCCCTGTATCTTCTTCTATGAACAAGAACTGACGAGCAATTTTTATAAGAGAAAGGAAACCAATATAGCAACAAGAACCGATGAGCATTTGGACCACTAGACCATGGTTCCAGAGGGGGGGGGGGTATATTATCAGAACGTAAAcccaaaaatatatattatagtCTTTTACAAACCACAACTTTgatttccatctttcttctttttgtaCCTTTCGAGTTTATTCTAAGTAAAATTCATCCCATGTGCTACGGAAGTCACATGGCCTTTCTAATGTTTATATTTACCACTACCAATCCATATATTTTCAGAAAATTATTTATCTCAGAAGTAGGAGTTAGAGAAAGTGATATAATGAATCTCCTATTTCATTTAAGTACTAACACATAATGCTGTATTCTGGGCAgggcccgggcctaaatgggccaaacgggccgggctcgggtggtcccgggcctcacggtcccgggcttcgtgggctcaacgggtggaaccagcccgtgacggTCCTAAAcccatatggtcctgggctaaacgggccgggctcgtgggcttagcgggcctaacggacttttttttttaattttttttgtttaaggcaatttcttgtaaaccatatcatggctatatgaaaaatatatatgtagtatatatgtagaaatctaattattaaagtgcttgacgaaaaagtaaaataacaaaacaataagtaaaactaaattgtcatgcataataaattaataagaaagtacaacatgaagcataaatacgtctaataattttaaaataacacaaattgttgaaaaatcttaaagacgaatttgcggataaataccatcaacacaatacgttatatgcctccttaaaatgcTTGTGGTACACCttgaacgaaaatttaagactcttccacagttcttgcactttaatatttggttttcttcattttcttcaagcacttcatagtagtgcgaaacaagtaagcgcactctttccgaacgaagcatgatgtaacttgaaaattaagattgagacttgaagtcttgaaaattggagattgagagattgagagaaatttagattgagaaatgagtattgaaatgaagaagagggagggggtatttataatgttagagaaggttagttttgtaaattgaaaaaaaaacggctatttgtgcaatatggccGTTGGTGGTCATTGGGGGTGGGCCCTCattttgaaaaatcttgttttgtagtatatatagtatactagtatagtatatataatatatatatatatatatatatagtatactagtatatggtaagcttataggagtttgtacacaagaaggattgaaattgtgtaatgagctaaggctttctagacagcttaagattg
Proteins encoded in this window:
- the LOC104218561 gene encoding protein HESO1-like isoform X2, producing the protein MSKVYRVKVLRKRVERAERKRMQNYKVHPERLSALEELLNEIYTICRPKPSDYEVRRNLVSVFNEIAKDIYGRSGNIPVVEEFGSFVMDLFHSKSDLDISVNFDNSSVKISHEKKIQTLRKFARKLYALQRDGHVSGVHPITAAKVPILKVVDCGTKIECDISVENRDGVSKSKIIHMICSLDERFQKLSFLMKAWAKAQNINSSRDKTLNSLSIILLVAFHLQTRNPPILPPFSAILKDGSDPDSVEKSLNKFVNYGKSNKESVAELLVTLIIKLLSVEKLWDKGLCASTYEASWLSKTWDSKVCCISVEDFTDQSQNVARAVGKGEVKQIYKCIQRTSEYISAYMDGLVELPALRYQLFRHAAAPFQVDSQTSNIEENGNSITIPCRDIKNKEDQSTEGQKESQEAIPSETITTKRKWSTEGWEGLASEPITAKKKWSTEGWEGLASKPITTKRKWSTEGWEGLDYKPITAKKKWSTEGWEGLPSEPITAKKKWSTEGWEGLASKPITTKRKWSTEGWEGLASKPITAKKKWSSEDWEGLASKPITTKRKWSAEGWEGFASKPTTTKRKWSSEGWERLPSVSWGRSKEDGVTPDSLWTKRKTSEETTGGTSSAQWLIKSDTKRWFARKNNKCAPKAKLSNTQTRGWGGRR
- the LOC104218561 gene encoding protein HESO1-like isoform X1; the encoded protein is MSKVYRVKVLRKRVERAERKRMQNYKVHPERLSALEELLNEIYTICRPKPSDYEVRRNLVSVFNEIAKDIYGRSGNIPVVEEFGSFVMDLFHSKSDLDISVNFDNSSVKISHEKKIQTLRKFARKLYALQRDGHVSGVHPITAAKVPILKVVDCGTKIECDISVENRDGVSKSKIIHMICSLDERFQKLSFLMKAWAKAQNINSSRDKTLNSLSIILLVAFHLQTRNPPILPPFSAILKDGSDPDSVEKSLNKFVNYGKSNKESVAELLVTLIIKLLSVEKLWDKGLCASTYEASWLSKTWDSKVCCISVVEDFTDQSQNVARAVGKGEVKQIYKCIQRTSEYISAYMDGLVELPALRYQLFRHAAAPFQVDSQTSNIEENGNSITIPCRDIKNKEDQSTEGQKESQEAIPSETITTKRKWSTEGWEGLASEPITAKKKWSTEGWEGLASKPITTKRKWSTEGWEGLDYKPITAKKKWSTEGWEGLPSEPITAKKKWSTEGWEGLASKPITTKRKWSTEGWEGLASKPITAKKKWSSEDWEGLASKPITTKRKWSAEGWEGFASKPTTTKRKWSSEGWERLPSVSWGRSKEDGVTPDSLWTKRKTSEETTGGTSSAQWLIKSDTKRWFARKNNKCAPKAKLSNTQTRGWGGRR
- the LOC104218561 gene encoding uncharacterized protein isoform X3 produces the protein MDPVHWLVVALLIDLINYTNLRRSGNIPVVEEFGSFVMDLFHSKSDLDISVNFDNSSVKISHEKKIQTLRKFARKLYALQRDGHVSGVHPITAAKVPILKVVDCGTKIECDISVENRDGVSKSKIIHMICSLDERFQKLSFLMKAWAKAQNINSSRDKTLNSLSIILLVAFHLQTRNPPILPPFSAILKDGSDPDSVEKSLNKFVNYGKSNKESVAELLVTLIIKLLSVEKLWDKGLCASTYEASWLSKTWDSKVCCISVVEDFTDQSQNVARAVGKGEVKQIYKCIQRTSEYISAYMDGLVELPALRYQLFRHAAAPFQVDSQTSNIEENGNSITIPCRDIKNKEDQSTEGQKESQEAIPSETITTKRKWSTEGWEGLASEPITAKKKWSTEGWEGLASKPITTKRKWSTEGWEGLDYKPITAKKKWSTEGWEGLPSEPITAKKKWSTEGWEGLASKPITTKRKWSTEGWEGLASKPITAKKKWSSEDWEGLASKPITTKRKWSAEGWEGFASKPTTTKRKWSSEGWERLPSVSWGRSKEDGVTPDSLWTKRKTSEETTGGTSSAQWLIKSDTKRWFARKNNKCAPKAKLSNTQTRGWGGRR